In Bacteroidales bacterium, the DNA window TTTTAACTTTTCAATGTAGGGTGCTTCTAACCATGAAAAAGCACTTCCTCCCGACATGAGCATCAACTTTGATAAAGAAGCTGCTCCAGCACTAGTACCTGCTATTATTGTACCCTTTTTATGTAAGTATTTTATAACTTGCAGAAGCAATGTTTCCCGGCCATCAGGATAGAAAAAAAGTGCAACATAACGTGCCTGATTCCCACCTGTTAAGAAAATAACATGGTAGTTACCTTTGAGTAATTTGCTTGCAATTCCAGGATTAATTGAACCAGTTTTCCATAAAGATTCATTGATATCTGGATATGTACTTTCATCATTGATGACATGGTCTGGATCGTTAGTTGGTCGAGCATTGGTGTAGGGGTCATCAATCAAAGCAACGGGAACAATCCAAAAACACTCATTGTTGTCAAGACTTGAAAAGTCAAATTTCCCATTCAAAACCGGTATCTTATCATAATTTAACCTCAAACCACAATATTTTTCAAATCTCACCCAACGATCCATACCCGCAGCATAGGGATTAGCTGAACCCGCCGGAATAAATGCGATGCGAGTATTTTCTTTTTCACCAGATGCTTCCACAATTGCTTGATGAATGGAAAAAGACTTATCAGCGCCGCCAATAATAAATATTTTACCAGGGCAATTTGCCGTAGAATCATTTATTTCATAATGAAAAGTTAGGATTTCATGATGATTTTTTTTTACATAAAGAGTTGTGGTGTTTTCTAGCAAAAAAGGACCATAATAAGAGAAAAATTTCTCTCCATCAAAGCTGTATTCAACAACATCTTTAGAAAGTTCAATAATAATCGGTTCATTATAGATACCTGGTTCTGGCTTTATCATTTTTTCACAAAATTAGTATTCTTATGGACAAAACTTTTTTAAAAACGAATATTTTTTTGCATTTTTGCAAAAATAATCGATATGGCAAAGGTTCTGGTCATTGGTGCAGGTGGTGTGGGGACTGTAGTAGCCCACAAAATGGCACAATTGCCTGAAATTTTTAGCGAAGTTTTAATTGCAAGTAGAACCTATAGTAAGGTTGAAAAAATATTAAAAAAAATAAACAAGCCTCATTTTTACGGGGCAACTGTCGATGCCGACCGAACCGAAGAAGTTGTTTCTCTCATTGAAGATTTTAAGCCGGAAATCGTTGTCAATGTGGCTTTGCCTTACCAGGATTTACCTATTATGGATGCTTGTCTTCAAACTCAGGTATCATATCTCGATACGGCTAATTATGAACCCAAGGATTTAGCTACTTACGGTTATAAATGGCAATGGGCTTATAAAGACAAATTCAAAGAAGCTGGAATCATGGCTATTCTTGGTTGTGGTTTTGATCCTGGTGTTACTCAGGCATTTGTTGCATATGCTCATAAACATTATTTTGATGAAATTCATTATTTAGACATTGTAGACTGCAATGCTGGAGATCATGGAAAATATTTTGCTACGAATTTCAATCCTGAAATCAACATTCGCGAAGTTACCCAAAACGGACGTTATTACGAAAACGGACAATGGATTGAAACAAAACCTCAAGAATTGAAAAAAATTATCGAATACCCTGGGATTGGCCCGAAAGATTCATATCTCATGTATCACGAAGAATTAGAAAGCCTGGTGAAAAACTTTCCCACTCTGAAACGAGCAAGATTCTGGATGACTTTTTCTCAACGTTACCTTACAGCTCTTGAAGTTCTACAGGAAGTAGGCATGACATCTATTAAACCTATTAACTTTAATGGAATAGATATTGTTCCACTTGAATTTTTAAAAGCTGTTCTACCTGAGCCATCAGAGCTTGGGAGCAACTACAAAGGTCAAACCTCCATTGGTGTTCAGTTAAAAGGTATTAAAGACGGAAAAGAAAGAACATGCTATATTTGGAATAATTGTAGTCATG includes these proteins:
- a CDS encoding saccharopine dehydrogenase family protein, which produces MAKVLVIGAGGVGTVVAHKMAQLPEIFSEVLIASRTYSKVEKILKKINKPHFYGATVDADRTEEVVSLIEDFKPEIVVNVALPYQDLPIMDACLQTQVSYLDTANYEPKDLATYGYKWQWAYKDKFKEAGIMAILGCGFDPGVTQAFVAYAHKHYFDEIHYLDIVDCNAGDHGKYFATNFNPEINIREVTQNGRYYENGQWIETKPQELKKIIEYPGIGPKDSYLMYHEELESLVKNFPTLKRARFWMTFSQRYLTALEVLQEVGMTSIKPINFNGIDIVPLEFLKAVLPEPSELGSNYKGQTSIGVQLKGIKDGKERTCYIWNNCSHEEAYKETGTQAINYTTGVPAMIGAKLYIQGIWKKPGVYNVEELDPDPFMEDLNKYGLPWNIELDKPLPIDLAK